The following is a genomic window from Microtus pennsylvanicus isolate mMicPen1 chromosome 3, mMicPen1.hap1, whole genome shotgun sequence.
CAGTGTTGGggtgaacagaaagaaaactggggtCTGGTAGCTCAGTGGCCCAGGAgtcctttctctgctctcctgctgACTCCATAGGCTTATAGTTGCACGGATCTCCAGAAAGCTCACTTATGTGAGACTTCAAAACAGACTGTGGAGGTGGACTGGATTCCCAAACCGAGGATGCAGAAACATAACAGTTTTCATTCTGCTTCATGTACCCTCCAGCAGGCTCAGATAGGactcctgaggagctggctcCAAGCAGGTGTTGGGATAAGCTTTGAGCTAGATGCTCAGAGGCCaagaagttattttttctttgagtGTCCCCACAACACACTTTAGATTTAAACAGGTTCTCTATGGGGCTAACTCTGAGGGGTGACTGTACAAGAACTGGGGTTGGGTTGAGGTTCAGATATGAAGGCCCAGAAGACAAACATTTTCTTGTATGCTCAGGATCTTTCCATGTAGCTTCTGATCTAGAGAAGCCATGCACAgtattgattctttgtggttcTATAAAGGGGGCTAGAGGTATGTGGGCAGGACTTGGGGAGTCAGACACCCAGAGATTCTTTCTCTGCCCCTTTGTCTCCCATAAAACTTTAGACTCTGAAAAGACTCTTTGACCCATTATTGCAAAgtctggcagagaggcagaaggaaggctaGGAGATGAAACTAGGTCTGCATAGACACAGAGATTTTCTGTACCAGGTCTACCCTTCAGTGGAGCTTCAGATCCCAGGGGGAGACATGCAGGGTTGGCTTCAAAGAACCCCATGTTGAAGTTCAAAGTTGGGGTTTCAAAGGCCCAGAGATTGCCCAAGTTGTCTCTGTGTTGCCGTTGAGGCTTGTATGTGGACAGATGCTCTAGGGGTCTGTGGTGTTCTGACAGGGTGttcagaggagggcaggggacTGACACTGGAGACCTGGAAACAGGTGGGCTCTCTCTATATCCCATGCTTCCCCAGAAGTCCTTTGGTGCAGGACGTCTTCCTTTGGGGTTAACATTTTCTACTTCTGACAGAAAATCTGGTGGTTGACAGGAGACTGGCATTAGGGGATCAGAAGTTTGGGGATTGTCTTTATGTTGTATAATTCCCCATTGAGCTTCATGTCCAGGGGGAGTTCCTGGAGGGGCAGTTCCTTGAGGTTCTGTCATGGGTACTGTGAATTGGCAGGGGGCGGAGATTGGAAGCTTACAGATCTGAGGGTTCTTGTTTTGCCCTGTAGTTTCCCAGAGAGCTTTCAATCCAGACAGGTCTATAGGGTTGGTTCTCTGGTATTCTGTCAGGGAAGTTGGGTGTGAGCTTGCAGTTGGCATTGCAGATTCAGAGGTTTTTGGGTGCTCATGTTGTTTCATGGTTATCCATGGACTTCCTGAGGATTAGAAGGATACAACAGAGAGGCAGAAGGTGATTCTGGATTGTGTTGAAGGAGGCTGGGGTCCCCTGGCGTTTCCCTCCAGGCCTCAGATGAATATAAGAATGTGGAAGATCTGATTTTTTGGTGTTCAGGCTGTGAGTGTAGGACTTGATTCTCAGAGACACAAGGAACCTCTTTCTGCTGTGTAAACCACTGTGTGTTTACCTCAGTGTCAGAAAGGATTCCCTTGCAATCTATAGGGAAGGGCTTAATAGTGGAGAATACTGATGGGGTAAGAGGGGAAGGTGGAGATTGAACTAGTTGAGAACCAGCTGCCGTTCCTTCCAGATTTCTCTTAGTGTGGGCTTCAGGGGTAGGATAGTAAGTTGGGGAGTGATAATAGGGAAGCAACAAGTTGTACACAGGCAGGAAGGCAACCTTGTTGGAGAAGACAGAAGGACAAATAGACAGCTTTAGTGGAGAAGGGCCATCTGAGCTCAGGAAAATAGTCTCcaaggactcactgtgtagcgAGGGAAGACCACAGAAGAGCTGGCATTTTCTCTGCTGTAGGCAATTTCCTGAAGCTATCTTGTTCCTCACAGGTAGGGTGGTCAGGATCTGGAAGGTAGGGAAGGATCTGGAAGGGCTTGAAGGTTGCATGAGTACTTGTTCTCTTAACTCTGTGGCCTCGGGGAGTCCCTCAGAACTACAGGATGGCTGGGGTGGAGCTGCAGTGAGTTCATTTCCAGTGCGAGTGTCTTGGGAAGGAGAATATGATTTTAGTGGATCCAGAGATAatgattcttctgccttctcttccccatattcctcctcctcctctgactTTTGCTTCCACAGGCAATCAAGGAAGGCTAAATGGTACAGAAGCTGTAGTCGCTAGGGAATAGAGCATACTATTAGGTGTGACATCTCAGAGACATGTGATGTATCATACATTCACTAGCTCTATGTGCAGGCTCACCTGCCTCACTGCTCTGGTCAGTGGTCACTTATCCTGCTCCTCATCCATTGTTAATGTCAGAACCCAGTTCACATTTAGAGATCAGCATTTCTCCATGTCAGGGTCTGTGATTAGTCTTTCAAATCGTGTCAATGAACACTCACCCAGCCACTAATCTGTGGCTTATAATCACATATCTGGGACCACATCCATGACATTGACCCTCCATTTTGATCTCACATGTCATTTCAATAGTTATTTATACATATCCACATCAGTGGGCACCTACCTTGCCTTGCCTCCTTATGTCTCCAGAGAACCAGGGCTGAAGCTGTTGCCATTTCCTGAGCTGCCGCCATCTTTGGATCTGCCAAACCATAAACAAGAATAATATCACCAGACTCCCTGGGCTTTGAAGGCAGATGGTGCTGTGGcagtgtctgcaggccagagcctgggtcagctggccttggagaaGCCCCATGTCTCCCTTAGCTTGAAACTGGTCTAGCAGCCACTCCATTTTCTTCAACTTAGTGGCAGTTTCTTGAGGTCATCACTACATCATAGAACACAGAATTCCCAACCCCCACATGGATCCCAGAGCCGTGTCCTGGAGCTTAGGGCCAAAATGTTACCTCTATCAGAGAGTGAAATTTCAGTGCTGCCCTTGTCTTGATTGCCAGGATCAGAACTGTCCATGCTCTAGGACATGCATTTTAACATTGAACTATGCCATCCAAACTCTACTGTGAAACCTCAGTCTAACAACTTAGTACCTCagggtttttgttcatttgttgttttgttttgttttattttgagacagggtctctcttcaaagctctgactgtcctggaactcactttgtaaaccaggctggccttgaactcacagaggtctacctgcctctgcctcccaagtgctgggattaaaggtgtgtgcaaccactgcttttgtgtgtttaaattttattccTAGCACAaattggttttcttgttttttttaacaaagtgtcatttcttttttttaattaattaatttattatgtatacaatattctgtctgtgtgtatgtctacaggccagaagagggcaccagatctcattacagatggttgtgagccaccatgtggttgccaggaattgaactcaggacctttggaagagcaggcaatgctcttaaccactgagcccccaCAAATTGGTTttcttatggcattttcataataCTAATTTTGGTCGTTTCTCTGCCAACCCCTTCCTTtttgcaggctggccttgaactcacagagatctgccggcctcagccttctgagtgctgggattaaagaaaggtgtGTGCAGCCACGCCTGTCCTTagttacaatttttatttctggTATGAAATACTATCACTCCCCCCCCTGCGCAAAATAAAACCCCCAGAcctaaaaaccaaaaagcaaaacataataaaacaaacaacttgGGGAAAAGGTTCATttcagcttatacttccacatcatagttcatTACTGAGAAAGTTAGGGcaagaaggaactcaaggcagaacctggaggcaggaactgatgcagaagccatggaagagcactgtttactggcttgttcctcatgacttgctcagcctgatttctttctttctttctttctttctttctttctttctttctttctttttttttttttttttttttttttttgatttttcgagacagggtttctccgtagtttttggttcctgaaactaactcttgtagaccaggctggcctcgaactcacagagatccgcctgcctctgcctcccgagtgctgggattaaaggcgtgtgccactaccacccggctgatagctctatttttttaaaaatatttattatgctctgcctgcatgtatgctgcaggccagaagagggcagcagatctcaccACGTactgctgtgagccaccatgtgaaccgctcaggacctctggatgagcagccagtgctcttaacggctgagccatctctccagcctccatgatagctctatttttaattttagttgttgttttgagaaaccCCCACAGTGATTTCTATGGCaccagtttacactctcactaacAGTACGTAAGTGTGGGGACATAGAATTCTGTGATTTTCCCATTCATCAACTCCCACTGCACACTTCAGTTTACATTGGCATGGTCTCCCTTTGTAGTggtggctgttttggaactcattGTAtaccccaggttggcctcaaatcatggcaatcctcctgcttcagtctcttgagTACTTGGATTACAGGACTGAAACATCATTCCTGGGTTtttgtcttttacattttttccaagataggctcttaccatgtagtcctggctggcctagaatttgctgtATAAACCAGACTGACCTAGAACCCATAAAGAtcgacctgcttctgcctttcagggttagggttaaaggtttgcatatatgttttaaagacatggtctcactgtcgTGTGGATTGTGCTCAAACTGTTGAACTGAAgtagtcctccttcctcagcctctttaGTAGCTGGGACTATAGGCTTGAAGAGTAAATGTGTAGAGAGGTTCAATATCTTCAAAATTTGAATTTtaggaaaaaacacacaaaatcattAATTAAATTAGCAACCACATTGTCCATACATAGTGAATGTCTATAGTTTACCTAAACTGAAGAGAATGACAATTGGTGCCAAgcccttcttttatttctttttgttttgctttttaccaTAAAGTTTAATTACTGTTCAGTAAAAAAAATGATGGACAATTTTCTCTGAAAAACTGTGTTGGTTTTGTGTGAATTGTGGTAATTTGGGAGTGTTGAGACCACTGGTAAGTTAAGTCACCCTGCTTTCTATTCTGAAAATAACAGAAAGTCTTGTTACAGTCTGTAAAGATATATGTGCCCTCAACTGGCAGACAGTAAGTGCAAAACAAAGCTGTAAACCTAAGGGCATGCAAAGAGTGCTAAGGGGAGATAAATCTTAGAAGTGCCCAAAGTGGCAACAAGGCATGATTGGCTCGAATAGGAAGACCTTTAGACACCTTTGTCTTTTGCTCCATGTGTAAGAATGCGAATGAATGTAGTAGCTGGAATCCCCATTTTGTCAATTTGTGCTTCCATGTACTGTTGATTCAATTTGCTGATCTGCAATTGATTATATGTTTGTCATCAGATCGGGTAATCCTTCTGAATGGTGcaaattcttcttcctcttcctctgttccgggctttttcttttgggccaccaaccagctcccaaatcatgttgtggagacttactattagttttgaatgctcagccttagtcTTTCCTGGCTACTCTTttaccttaaattaacctgtttctcttcagctactttttgcctcaggactttttactttctttctgtatatcttactttcattgCTCCTCATGTCTGACTGCTCTTTCCTCCTGTTCTTCCCCTGAGCCTAGATccctcctatttatcctctctgcctgccagccctgtctgtctttctcctgcCTAGTGATTGGCTGttcagcgtttttttttttttagatgaatcaggtgccttaggcaggcaaggtgaaacgaATACAACACATCTGTAcaacattaaacaaatgcagcataaacaaacgtcacacaccttcacatagttaaagtgatattctgcagcataaacaaatgtaacacatctttgcctagttaaattACTATTCCACAACAttcctcttcattttattttatgtgtatggatgttttacctgcatgtatgtttttgcATCACCTGCCTTCCTGATATCCAAAGAGGTCAGAAAGGGGGgtcggatcctctggaattggagttagagatATGGTTGTGGGGAgttgatcctgggtcctctggaagagtagccattACTCTTAGCTGTGGAACCGTCACTCTAACTCCCACCAaccactttttcttttcattttcaagacagggtttctctgtgtagccctgactgctctggaactcactttgtagaccaggctggcctcaaactcacggagatctgcctccctctgcctcccacgtgctgtgattaaaggcatcgCCTGATTCACCAGTCACTTCTTTATGAAAGCAAGCTAAAGCATTTCTGGTTTCATTTCCAGGATCTGTACTATTTAGCTTTTCAACAAATATGCTGAGAAAAATGGTGAAATCAGTGGGGCTATATTCATTCACCACAACATCCAGATATTTATCTGCTGAGTTTTTCTCCGGTGAGGGCAGAATATCGTGTAAATTTTCTCTGTCAATGAAACCATCTGTTTTGGTCGTGTTGAAAAGCTTTTGGAGTTCCTGGATCCATAACTGTTCACATATGGCAGACATACCAGATGTTGCCCTCTGAGGGGCTTGTTGGTGATCTTGGTCTTGGTCCTTTTTATTAATAAAGGTCTATTTGCTCAGAGCTCTCAAGGGTTAACGAAATTCTCTCTTTTCATAGCCCACAGTCTTTGAGAATGTTCATTGCTAGAGCTCATTTCTGCAACAAAACACTTCACCATGAGGAAACTAAAGGAAGAAACCAGCATTCGGAATACCAGCTTTCTGGTTCTGCTTTGCTCTGAAAATGGAAGAACCATGTATTGCTGGCAAATGCCCACCAGGTGGCAATGTGATACAGTAGAACAAATGTCCCAAGACCTCGGCTTTCTGAGTCTTGATTTTGGACAAATTATTTAACTTCCTGCAGCTCAGATTCCTCCTTGAGATACTCTTGACCTGTATCCCTTACAGCATGCTTATGAAGAGCGTATGGTATGGTGGACAAGAAAGCACTTTAAAATGTACGGTGTTCTTGTGCCAGCTCATGAGTTGTCATTGGCCACTCAAGTGCCCCAGAGCATCCCCACAAAAGACTGTTTTCGGCAGCTTCTGTACTACTTTTGCTTGCTCCTTCTCCATCACGTGACCAAGCCTTAGAAAGCTTACCAGAATACAGCTCGTGAGACTCAGGACTTGCTTGCTCTTGTGGTGGGCCGGGGTGGGGATGAAGGGTAGTATTCTTTAATCTCTTCTGTACCTTTTTTTCCTAGCATGACCCATGCCAGTCTAGAGCCCTAGTGCAGGTTGGATTGAGGTCAGGTGAGTAAGTCGGAGaatttatgaaagaaatataTGGCATGAAGAATAAGAGTCATAAATTAGTCTTCTATCCAAATTTGTATTAGTTTTCTTACTGCtaattctgtttcctgtttgctaTGCAATCTGGCACCACTATTCACAGCTGTAGTGCCCTGGGtgcctggaactgaactcagaacacACACCCCTAGGCGGTTATTTTCCAGCAAAGAGCCTCTTCAGTTGCATTCTTAGTTCAGGATCTCTCTCTCCAAATGAACTTTGTTTTCACAAGATAGGATCCTCAAAGGCTGGGATTCTGCCCTTAAGGCTATTTTCTCATTATCTCCATACAGAGCATAAGTTTGTTcatcttaatattttattattccattttcatgtgtgtgtatgcctgtttttgcatatgtgtaggtccatatgtatgtgtgtgtacatatacacatgctttTTTGAGCCTAAAGTAGTATTTTTGCAGTCTATCTCCATCAACTCATATTTATAAATACTGATTAATGCAGGAATcttatttctaattatttcttaaatttatttttatgtgtttgggtgttttacctgcatgtgtgtgcagtgcccaagaGAGCTGTAGAGGGTGTTGATTCTCCTGGGACAGGAGTTGCAGGTTTGTGAGCTCTCATgtggagtaagataaaaaaaatacaaataaaaatatttgtatctactttttatttttatctgtgtaatTCCTTTGACTAGTTCTCTTTATTTCATGTAGATCTGAGTTACTTCTTAGTTTCCTTTATGTCAACCTAAAGGGCCCTTGAGGAATTTTCGGACATATTTACCAGTGAGTAATTTTCTCAATATTTACCTAGGGatgtcttgatttctccttcagggttttgtttgagacagagtctcactatgtag
Proteins encoded in this region:
- the Spata31g1 gene encoding spermatogenesis-associated protein 31G1 — its product is MEWLLDQFQAKGDMGLLQGQLTQALACRHCHSTICLQSPGSLRLQLLYHLAFLDCLWKQKSEEEEEYGEEKAEESLSLDPLKSYSPSQDTRTGNELTAAPPQPSCSSEGLPEATELREQVLMQPSSPSRSFPTFQILTTLPVRNKIASGNCLQQRKCQLFCGLPSLHSESLETIFLSSDGPSPLKLSICPSVFSNKVAFLPVYNLLLPYYHSPTYYPTPEAHTKRNLEGTAAGSQLVQSPPSPLTPSVFSTIKPFPIDCKGILSDTENLKELPLQELPLDMKLNGELYNIKTIPKLLIP